Part of the Euzebya rosea genome is shown below.
TACGACCAGTCCGGGTCGATGGAGGAGAAGAAGCGCGAGGGCTACTTCTAGGCCGTTCACAGTTTCTGGGCCTGCCGCGGTTCGGGGGGCCGTGCGGGGTCGACTGGCGCGGCCGCCGTCGGGCGCGATCGGGGCCTGCGTCGTCGTGGGACGACGTCCGGCACGATCCTGTCGACGGGCCCGAAGGATCCGGGTGGGTCAGCGGCTGGCCTCGCGGGTTGGGTCGGCGCTGACGTCCTCCAGCAGCCAGTCCTCCACCGGGCTGTCCGTGCCGATGACGGACACATCGCCGGAGGACTCGAGCACCACGTAGGCCAGGTCCTCACGTCGGGTGATGCCGGTCTGGCGCATCTTGGCGCGGATGTCGTCGGCGTGGATGGACGCAGACGCCATGTTGTCGGTCAGCAGCTGGCCGTCCTTCGCCAGCAGGAGTGGCCGGTTGTCGACCAGCGACTTGGCCGAGGTGTTGCGGCGGACCTTGGCGACCAGCCACTGCACCGTGAACAGGCAGGCGATGGCGGTCACCCCCGAGGCGAGGGGGACCGACCCGACCGACGCCGACGCCAGGATCGACCCGGTGGCCACGGTGGCGGCGAAGTCGAAGGCGGTCATCTTCGCGAACGACCGCAGGCCCATGATCCGGCCGGCGAGGATGACGGTGCCGTAGATGGCAACGGTGGCGATCAGCACCGTTGCGAGCTGCGACCAGGAGGACCCCAGCAGCTCGGGCACGCTGGCAGCGAGGACGAGGGAGGAGACCATGGTCCGAACCTGACCGATGGCACGTCGTCGCAAACCAATCCCCCGTTCGCCACACGGAATGAGACGACACCGGCGGGATAGGCTGTGGCCGCTGTGAGTCACTCTTCTGATCTGATCGCGACCGACATCGACGCCTACCTGGCGGAGCACGAGCGCAAGGACCTGCTGCGCCTGCTGACGTGCGGGTCGGTCGACGACGGCAAGTCGACCCTGATCGGGCGGCTGCTGCACGACTCCAACATGGTCTACGCCGACCACCTGCAGGCGCTGGAGGCCGACTCCGCCGTCATGGGGTCCGCCGGCGACAAGCTGGACCTGGCCCTGCTGATGGACGGGCTCAAGGCCGAGCGCGAGCAGGGCATCACCATCGACGTGGCGTACCGCTACTTCTCGACCCAGCGGCGCAAGTTCATCATCGCCGACACGCCCGGGCACGAGCAGTACACCCGCAACATGGTCACCGGCGCATCGACGGCCCAGCTGGCCATCGTCATGGTCGACGCGCGCCACGGCGTGATGCAGCAGACGAAGCGTCACACGACCATCGCGTCGCTGCTGGGCATCCGCCACGTGGTCGTGGCGATCAACAAGATGGACCTCGTCGACTTCTCCCAGTCCACGTTCGAGCAGATCAAGAAGGACTACGAGGTCTTCACCGACAACCTCGACGGCACCATCGAGCCGTACTTCCTGCCGATGTCGGCGTTGCTCGGCGACAACGTGGTGAACCGCAGCGAGGCGATGTCCTGGTTCGACGGGCCACCGCTGATGGAGCACCTGGAGACCGTCGACGTCACCGAGGACGCCGACCTCGTCCACTTCCGGATGCCGGTGCAGCTGGTCACCCGTCCCGACCTGGACTTCCGCGGGTTCGCCGGCACGGTCGCCTCGGGCACCGTCGCCCCCGGCGATCGGGTGACCGCGGTGCCCTCCGGTGCGTCGGCCGTCGTCGAACGGATCGTCACCTTCGACGGCGACCTGGACCTGGCCGGTCCCGATCAGGCGGTCACCCTGACGCTCGACCGCGAGATCGACGTGTCGCGTGGGGACGTCTTCATCGGCACCGGTGACGAGCAGGACATGCTCCGCGCCCACCGCGTCGACGCCACCCTCGTGTGGATGGCGGAGACACCGATGGTGCCCGGCAAGCAGTACCTGTTGCAGTCCGCGACCGGGAAGTCCAACGCGTCGGTCAGCGCCATCCGCTACCGCCTGGACATCAACACCCTCGAGCAGGAGGCCACGAGCCGCCTGGAGCTGAACGACATCGCCCGCTGCGCCGTGTCGGTGGACCGCGAGCTGCTGTTCGACCCGTACAGCCAGAACCGGACGACCGGGTCGTTCATCCTCGTCGACCGGATCACCAACGCCACGGTCGCGGGCGGGATGATCGACGGCCCCTCGTCGCACTGGGACACCCGTGCAGCGGACACGCTGACCAAGCAACGGTCCGCCGTCACGCGCGAGGAGCGGGCAGCACGCTACGACCAGCAGCCGGTCACCGTCCTGCTCACCGGGCTGACCGGGGCGGGCAAGGGGCCCATCGCCGCGGCGCTGGAACGCCAGCTGTTCGACAGGGGCCGGACGGTGCTGCGCATCGACGGGCAGAACGTCCGCCAGGGCGTGTCCAAGGACCTGGGCTTCACCCCGCCGGAGCGTTCGGAGAACGTCCGTCGTGTCGCCGAGGTCGCCCGGCTGGTCAACGCGCAGGGCATCATCGCCATCGCGGTGCTGCTGGCCCCGGATGCCGATGACCGCGAGCGTGCCGCCGAGCTGATCGGCCGCGATCGCTTCGTCGAGGTGTTCGTCGACACGCCCCTGGACGTCTGCCGCGAGCGCGACCCGGGTGGCCTGTACTCCGCGCTGGAGGCGGGGACGGTCATCGACATCCCCGGCGTCACCTCGGACTACGACCGGCCGGTGTCCCCGGACCTCGTGACGACCGACCATGGCACCACCTCGGATGCAGCGGCCGCTCAGATCGTCGCCCTGCTCGCCGACAGAGGGTTCATCCCCACCTCCTGACCCCGCCTGTCGACGACGACGCCGGGGAGTGACGTAGTGCTGAAGGCCTTTCAGTACTAGTCCCGATGGTGACGATCATTTCGTCACATCGTGTCATGTGGGGTGGACGAAGTTTTTCCTAACGTCCACAAGAACAGGACCTCCGGCAGTCGAAGGTCCGTTGCCCGAAGGACGTCTCGTGGCCCGCAGCGGCTCGGTTCCGGTGATCGTGGAGGTGCCCGCGCAGGGGTCGCGGCCTCCCGCGCGACCGCCCGCGCAGCCAACTCCGGATCCCACCCAGATCCCCACACCCAACCCCATCCCGACCCCGTCTCCGACGGCTTCACCGACTCCGCAGCCGACGTCGTCCCCGACGGCCCCGCCGACGGAGGCGCCCACCGCCCAGCCGACGCAACCCCCGGTCAACCAGACCGAGGACCCCGTCGTCGAGCTGACCACCGAGACGGTCCGTGTCCCGCAGCAGGGCACCCCCCTGCCCCGAACCGGCGGCACGTTCGACAGCGCGATCCTGCTCGGGATCGTGCTGATGGCGCTGGCCATCGCCATCTACCGGCGACTTCGCACCCCCGGCTGAGCACCCCTCGAACGGGGATCCACACCGGCCGATATCACCTTCGACTTCTCGTCCAGCACAGTCACCATCCAGGAGCGCACCGATGCCAACCACCCCCCAGACCCCTCGCCGGCCCGCCCGGCCCGGCCGCCGCATGGCGCTCGTCGTCGTCGGCGTCATGCTGATGTCACTCGCCACCGCAGCCACCGCCCAGACCGCCGTCGGCGTCCCCGTCACCATGAACGTCGGGTCGGTGGGCACCCGGTCGTTGACGGTGACCAACTTCACCGGCACCGAGGCGCTCACCGAGCTCCCGCTGGTCTCGGGCGCCCCGACGAACTACCGGGCGACGGTCACCGACCTCGACTACCTGATCGACCGCGACTTCGACGTCGTGGCCGAGATGGGCAACCTCTACCCCGTGACCTCCACCGGTGACGACCCGCTGGCGGTCGACGCCAACTCCGATGACATCATCGCGTCCGGCGACGTGACGCTCGGGCTCTTCCAGGGCCTCACCGCCACCGACGTGCTGGCCGACATCCAGCCGACGTACCTGCTGAGCCTCGCCACCGGCCTCGACTGCACCACGCTGCTGACCGCGACCATCGGCGGGCTGGGCCTTCCTGCCCTCGACGTGACCAACCTCCTGGCCGCGCTGACCGACCTGTGCACCGCCTTCGACGCGGCAGTCACGGCCGGGGACCCTGCGACGGAGCTGCTTGGCGGCCTCATCGAGGACCTGGACCTAACCGGGCTGATCGACGAGGCCCTGGGCTTGGTCGACGGCCTGACCGGAACCGAACCCTTCACCAACCCCAGCTACTTGGGCCTCGGTGCAGCCGACGCCGATGCCACCGGTGCGCCGGCCGCCACGATGCTGACCCTCATGTCGGCCGACGCCCCGACGGACCTGGCCGCGCTGACGGACCTGATCGCGGCGATCAACGCGCAGCTGACCGACCTGACCGGGCTGGACGCCACCGACGTCATCCCGGCCGACGACATCATCCAGGGCTTGGTGAACTCCGGCAGCGCCACGACGGCGGCGCTCGGCAACGAGATCGCGGGACTGGGCAACACCCTCGCCCAGGAGGCCATCCTGAACGACCTGCTCGACATCGTGAACGGGGCGATCGACCTGTCGGTGCTGGACAACCTGTTCGGTGTCTACACCGCCTTCCCGCGGATCACGGCCACGGCTCCGAACGACACCCCGGCCGGCGCCTACGCCGGTACCCACACCATCACCCTGATCAGCCAGTAGCACGTCGACCATGCACCTCCTCCGACGCATCGCGATCCTGGTCGCCGCCACCGTCCTCGTCCTGGGCCCCACGGCCCCGGTCGGGGCGGTCGGCGCCCAGGGTGTCGACCTGACCCCGCTCCTCGGTCGGGTCGACGGGACCCTCACCGCGGTGGTGGAGGAGGACACGGTCATCCGTGTCAGGTTGACCAACGCCACCGAGGAACCCCGGACCGTGTCGGTCTGGGTCGCAGGGGCTGTCGACGCGGTCGGCGGCGGCACGGGCATCGGCGGTCGCCTCGACTGGATCACCGTCGACGCCCCGGAGCGGATCGACCTCGCTCCGCTGGAGGAGCGTGATCTGGAGGCCTCCGTCGACCTGGCCAGCTACCTGGAGCAGACCCCCGACCGGGTGCTGTTCATGCTGGAGGTACAGGGCGGTGGCAACGTCGTCCCCCGGGCCGCCACGATCGTGGCCCTGTCCGACGGCGGTGCCCGCATCCCCCTGCCGATCGCGCTGCTGATCGGCGCCACCCTGCTGCTCGGACTCGTGGCCGCGGCATGGTGGCGGTTCGGCCGTCCCCTGCAGCGGAACGGGGACGATCCGTCCCCTGCCGACCACGACTCGGACACCACGACGAACGAGGACACAGCCCCCACGGACACGTCGTCGCGGCCCCATGCGGGAGGGACAGTCCCCGCA
Proteins encoded:
- a CDS encoding DUF421 domain-containing protein encodes the protein MVSSLVLAASVPELLGSSWSQLATVLIATVAIYGTVILAGRIMGLRSFAKMTAFDFAATVATGSILASASVGSVPLASGVTAIACLFTVQWLVAKVRRNTSAKSLVDNRPLLLAKDGQLLTDNMASASIHADDIRAKMRQTGITRREDLAYVVLESSGDVSVIGTDSPVEDWLLEDVSADPTREASR
- the cysN gene encoding sulfate adenylyltransferase subunit CysN, coding for MSHSSDLIATDIDAYLAEHERKDLLRLLTCGSVDDGKSTLIGRLLHDSNMVYADHLQALEADSAVMGSAGDKLDLALLMDGLKAEREQGITIDVAYRYFSTQRRKFIIADTPGHEQYTRNMVTGASTAQLAIVMVDARHGVMQQTKRHTTIASLLGIRHVVVAINKMDLVDFSQSTFEQIKKDYEVFTDNLDGTIEPYFLPMSALLGDNVVNRSEAMSWFDGPPLMEHLETVDVTEDADLVHFRMPVQLVTRPDLDFRGFAGTVASGTVAPGDRVTAVPSGASAVVERIVTFDGDLDLAGPDQAVTLTLDREIDVSRGDVFIGTGDEQDMLRAHRVDATLVWMAETPMVPGKQYLLQSATGKSNASVSAIRYRLDINTLEQEATSRLELNDIARCAVSVDRELLFDPYSQNRTTGSFILVDRITNATVAGGMIDGPSSHWDTRAADTLTKQRSAVTREERAARYDQQPVTVLLTGLTGAGKGPIAAALERQLFDRGRTVLRIDGQNVRQGVSKDLGFTPPERSENVRRVAEVARLVNAQGIIAIAVLLAPDADDRERAAELIGRDRFVEVFVDTPLDVCRERDPGGLYSALEAGTVIDIPGVTSDYDRPVSPDLVTTDHGTTSDAAAAQIVALLADRGFIPTS